From a region of the Cognatiyoonia koreensis genome:
- a CDS encoding nucleotidyltransferase family protein, with protein sequence MYSVAAIILAAGQSQRMGGANKLLLPVAGQPMIRHVVKCYRAAIDGPIIVVTGHDASNVEAALDHIDAHCTFNPDHKNGQQTAVALGLSHAPDANLLLIGLGDQPLLQSADIRDLIAAHQSADPLKISIPAMDHVRGNPIVVPHSLRAMLTADQERPGCMRFRRDNPARVQRHALPAAGFYTDIDTPNDYAALTSDKEFIT encoded by the coding sequence ATGTATAGCGTCGCTGCGATCATTCTGGCTGCAGGACAGTCTCAGCGCATGGGTGGCGCCAACAAGTTGCTTCTGCCTGTCGCGGGTCAGCCGATGATCCGTCATGTGGTGAAATGCTATCGCGCAGCAATAGACGGCCCGATCATCGTTGTCACCGGGCATGACGCATCTAACGTAGAAGCCGCACTTGATCACATCGACGCGCACTGCACTTTCAATCCAGATCACAAGAATGGGCAGCAGACCGCGGTGGCGCTCGGCCTGTCGCATGCACCCGATGCGAACCTGCTCTTGATCGGGCTTGGTGATCAGCCACTGCTGCAAAGCGCAGATATTCGTGACCTTATCGCAGCCCATCAAAGTGCAGATCCACTCAAAATATCGATCCCCGCGATGGATCATGTCCGCGGCAACCCCATCGTCGTGCCGCATTCTCTGCGTGCCATGCTGACAGCAGACCAAGAACGTCCCGGCTGCATGCGTTTCAGGCGCGATAACCCCGCCCGCGTACAACGGCACGCCTTGCCTGCGGCCGGGTTCTACACCGATATCGACACCCCGAACGACTATGCGGCGCTGACTTCAGACAAGGAATTCATCACATGA
- a CDS encoding vWA domain-containing protein, which translates to MSRVTRFASRDPGPTARVVGFMAHLRENGLRLGVSETELALSALCEVDASQPNHSRQALKAVCTSCKEEVERFDDLFDSYWMDAGRVKQKIVQAPPSEGDDSVHSSRDAKGEDTGGAGSANAPDVGNGEAQSDGEGRLIAIEVRNLMRKDLRDLVRPEDIAKAEEVARRLGAALRDRRSRRRIASRQGDRLHFRKTIRASLATGGEPLRLMRKHRPDRPRKIVALCDVSGSMTVYAQVFLAFLAGLMRSDTTADAYLFHTRLVRITEALRDKDTMRAIGRMSLMADGFGGGSEIGPSIARFARTYAKRFVDGRSVVMILSDGYDTAPPEVMDAALADLKKRGCKIIWLNPLKGWRDYAPVANGMAAALPHLDLFRAANTLSDLAALEQEVMTI; encoded by the coding sequence ATGAGCAGGGTCACCCGTTTTGCCAGCCGTGACCCCGGTCCAACAGCACGGGTCGTCGGGTTCATGGCACATCTGCGCGAAAACGGCCTACGCCTCGGCGTGTCAGAAACCGAACTGGCCCTGTCTGCACTGTGCGAAGTCGATGCGAGCCAGCCGAACCACAGCCGCCAGGCCCTGAAGGCCGTCTGTACAAGCTGCAAGGAAGAGGTGGAACGATTTGACGACCTGTTCGACAGCTACTGGATGGATGCAGGTCGCGTGAAACAGAAAATCGTACAGGCCCCGCCAAGCGAGGGCGATGACAGTGTGCACTCCTCCCGCGATGCCAAGGGCGAAGATACCGGTGGTGCAGGGTCTGCCAACGCGCCGGATGTTGGAAATGGCGAGGCGCAAAGCGACGGCGAAGGTCGCCTGATCGCAATCGAGGTGCGCAACCTGATGCGCAAAGACCTGCGCGACCTCGTGCGCCCCGAAGATATCGCAAAAGCGGAAGAGGTTGCTCGCCGATTGGGCGCTGCGCTGCGCGACCGCCGGTCGCGCCGCCGCATCGCTTCGCGCCAGGGGGATCGCCTGCATTTTCGCAAAACGATCCGCGCAAGCCTTGCAACTGGCGGCGAACCATTGCGCCTGATGCGCAAACATCGCCCAGACCGGCCGCGCAAGATTGTGGCTCTTTGCGATGTGTCTGGGTCGATGACCGTCTATGCGCAGGTCTTTCTTGCGTTTTTGGCAGGCTTGATGCGCAGCGATACAACCGCCGATGCCTACCTGTTTCATACCCGACTTGTACGCATTACCGAAGCTTTGCGGGATAAGGATACGATGCGGGCCATCGGGCGCATGTCGCTGATGGCAGACGGTTTTGGCGGCGGCTCGGAAATCGGGCCATCAATCGCACGATTTGCCAGGACCTACGCCAAACGGTTTGTCGACGGACGCAGTGTCGTAATGATCCTGTCGGATGGTTACGACACGGCACCGCCCGAAGTGATGGACGCGGCATTGGCCGACCTCAAGAAACGGGGCTGCAAGATCATCTGGCTGAACCCGCTCAAAGGCTGGCGTGACTACGCGCCCGTAGCCAATGGGATGGCCGCCGCTTTGCCGCACCTCGACCTGTTTCGGGCGGCAAATACACTTTCGGATCTGGCGGCACTTGAACAAGAGGTGATGACCATATGA
- a CDS encoding XdhC family protein translates to MTPAEFLSDTLADAATALRARDEPFAFATIVRTAGATAAKPGAKALLGADGTILHGWLGGGCTRGAVKKAALEAFISGRPQLVSVAPEELLAERGVSAGDEVEGTRFARNGCPSKGSVDIFIEPCLPMPQLVVLGASPVADALATLAPQFHWAVIRELSDEQTPSHQQRIIVIATQGQGDIDALQQSLRAPAQHVAFVGSSRKFETLAARLIDSGIETCRVNAVKAPAGLKLGAVTPEEIALSIMADLIQVRRAGIGVADV, encoded by the coding sequence ATGACCCCGGCCGAATTCCTCTCGGATACATTGGCCGATGCAGCCACGGCGCTGCGGGCAAGGGACGAACCGTTCGCCTTTGCAACCATTGTCCGCACGGCTGGGGCGACCGCTGCGAAACCTGGCGCAAAGGCTTTGCTAGGTGCAGACGGGACTATCTTGCATGGCTGGCTGGGTGGCGGATGCACACGGGGTGCGGTCAAGAAAGCAGCCTTGGAGGCCTTCATATCAGGTCGTCCGCAACTTGTGTCTGTCGCGCCCGAGGAACTTTTGGCGGAACGGGGTGTCAGTGCTGGTGACGAGGTTGAAGGAACGCGCTTTGCCCGCAACGGCTGCCCGTCAAAAGGCAGCGTTGATATCTTCATCGAACCGTGCCTGCCCATGCCACAACTGGTGGTGTTGGGTGCATCGCCGGTTGCAGACGCGCTGGCGACCCTGGCACCGCAGTTTCATTGGGCAGTTATCAGGGAATTATCGGACGAACAGACACCGTCGCACCAGCAGCGGATCATCGTGATTGCGACACAGGGCCAAGGCGATATTGACGCGCTGCAACAGTCCTTGCGCGCACCCGCACAACATGTGGCCTTTGTCGGAAGTTCACGAAAGTTCGAAACACTCGCCGCAAGACTTATCGACAGCGGCATTGAGACATGCCGTGTAAATGCCGTAAAGGCACCTGCAGGTCTGAAACTGGGTGCTGTCACGCCCGAAGAAATCGCGCTCTCGATCATGGCCGATCTCATACAGGTCCGTCGCGCAGGGATAGGTGTCGCAGATGTATAG
- a CDS encoding vWA domain-containing protein → MRLMSLACTAFVIAFSTDVSAQRLTAECQALFDEITADVPVDIAQCTPVVPTYDLQDCVRPSGVDDALPASHLILAIDASGSMAGSIDGETKMEIAKREAVSFLADLDENISVGLVVYGHLGNNQQDGKAESCASSEMIHGFDADRADLATSIEGLSPTGWTPMGGVLTYSGELIAALPEPDGEDVLAPVIYLISDGEETCDSDPVTAATTLYEAGVRTTVNTIGFAVDAETQAQLEAVAAAGGGTFYPAETGSILREKLQEIAQSERDMITYEFCVQGNANRIDRAFVEVSTPAMHCYNRNAPRRLLQAVMAANNNAPDDDPLYAECSNQMVFEASDIAAESGNWVIDVLYPFLEVGRELQNEYLIEQGFPPRFPPDK, encoded by the coding sequence ATGCGTTTGATGAGTTTAGCCTGCACCGCGTTCGTAATTGCCTTTTCAACGGACGTCTCGGCTCAACGCCTTACGGCGGAATGTCAGGCGCTGTTCGATGAGATCACGGCGGATGTGCCAGTCGACATCGCGCAATGCACGCCAGTTGTTCCAACATATGATCTGCAGGATTGTGTCCGGCCTTCGGGAGTTGATGACGCACTGCCTGCGTCCCACCTAATCCTTGCGATTGATGCGTCCGGGTCCATGGCGGGATCGATTGACGGTGAAACGAAAATGGAAATCGCAAAACGCGAGGCTGTGAGTTTTCTGGCCGACCTTGATGAGAATATTTCCGTCGGGCTGGTCGTTTACGGGCACCTTGGCAACAACCAGCAGGATGGCAAGGCTGAGTCGTGCGCGTCATCCGAGATGATCCACGGATTTGATGCGGACCGCGCGGATCTGGCCACGTCGATCGAAGGGCTCAGCCCGACGGGATGGACCCCGATGGGTGGCGTACTGACCTATTCGGGAGAGCTGATAGCCGCGTTGCCGGAACCGGATGGCGAGGACGTATTGGCACCAGTGATCTACCTGATTTCGGACGGGGAGGAGACTTGTGACAGCGATCCTGTGACTGCTGCTACAACGCTCTACGAGGCTGGCGTGCGCACCACGGTAAACACCATCGGCTTTGCTGTGGATGCGGAAACCCAGGCGCAGTTGGAAGCTGTGGCGGCCGCAGGGGGTGGTACGTTTTATCCGGCGGAAACAGGAAGCATCCTGCGTGAAAAGTTGCAGGAAATTGCCCAATCGGAACGGGATATGATCACCTATGAATTCTGCGTCCAGGGCAATGCGAACCGAATTGATCGCGCCTTTGTCGAGGTCTCAACCCCTGCGATGCACTGTTACAATCGAAATGCGCCTCGCCGTCTTTTGCAAGCCGTCATGGCGGCAAACAACAACGCCCCTGACGATGACCCGCTTTATGCAGAATGTTCCAATCAGATGGTCTTTGAAGCGTCTGATATTGCCGCCGAGTCCGGTAACTGGGTGATCGACGTGCTGTATCCGTTTCTTGAGGTTGGGCGGGAACTGCAGAACGAATACCTGATAGAGCAAGGCTTTCCACCGCGTTTTCCGCCTGACAAGTAG
- a CDS encoding CoxG family protein, which yields MELADEIVINAPKERVYEALNDPEVLRQCIPGCEELIKHSDTELEAKVVLKIGPVKARFSGDVQLDTSGAPDAFSLTGQGNGGAAGHAKGGADVTLTEVGETTILRYEAKAAIGGKLAQLGSRLIQSTAKKLAAKFFKSFAEVVNEETPA from the coding sequence ATGGAACTTGCGGACGAGATCGTGATCAACGCACCAAAAGAGCGGGTCTATGAAGCCCTGAACGACCCGGAGGTACTAAGGCAATGCATCCCCGGCTGCGAAGAACTGATCAAGCACTCCGATACAGAGCTTGAGGCGAAAGTCGTTCTCAAGATCGGACCCGTCAAAGCCCGTTTCAGCGGTGACGTGCAGCTTGATACAAGCGGAGCGCCAGATGCCTTTTCTCTGACGGGGCAAGGCAACGGGGGCGCGGCAGGCCATGCCAAAGGTGGGGCCGATGTCACGCTGACCGAAGTCGGCGAGACAACGATACTGCGTTACGAAGCAAAGGCGGCGATTGGCGGTAAGCTGGCCCAACTGGGAAGCCGCCTGATCCAGAGCACTGCGAAGAAGCTCGCGGCGAAGTTCTTCAAATCCTTTGCCGAGGTCGTAAACGAGGAAACGCCTGCCTAA
- a CDS encoding aerobic carbon-monoxide dehydrogenase large subunit, protein MKDEVTREDRVANLKGMGCSRKRVEDARFTQGKGNYVDDIKLDGMLFGDFVRSPYAHARIKSIDTAAALEVPGVLAVLTAADLEPLGLHWMPTLAGDKQMVLADGKVLFQGQEVAFVVAEDRYAAADGIELVEVEYEELPVIVDPFESLKSDVVLREDLVGKNGALPDGAHGPRKHHNHIFTWEAGNKAPTEEVIANADVVAEESMYYHRTHPCPLETCGCVASMDKVNGKLTLWGTFQAPHAIRTVVSLISGIEEHNIRVISPDIGGGFGNKVGAYPGYVCSVVASIVTGKPVKWIEDRMDNLMTTAFARDYHMTGKISATKEGKITGLQCHVTADHGGFDACADPTKFPAGFMNICTGSYDIPTAYLEVDGVYTNKAPGGVSYRCSFRVTEAVYFIERMVEVLAIKLNMDAAELRRINFIKKEQFPYTAALGWEYDSGDYHTAWDKALKAVDYEGLRAEQAQRVEDFKAGKTRKLMGIGLSFFTEIVGAGPVKNCDILGLGMFDSCEIRIHPTGSAIARLGTISQGQGHATTFAQILASEIGLPADSITIEEGDTDTAPYGLGTYGSRSTPVAGAATAMAGRKIRAKAQMIAAYLLEVHDNDVEFDVDRFVVKGAPEKFKTMKEIAFAAYNQAIPSLEPGLEAVSYYDPPNMTYPFGAYVCVMDIDVDTGVPEIRRFYALDDCGTRINPMIIEGQVHGGLTEALAVALGQEIAYDDMGNVKTGTLMDFFLPTAWEVPNYETDFTVTPSPHHPIGAKGVGESPHVGGVPCFSNAVQDAFRPFGNTHTNMPHDHWRIWRTANELGLHD, encoded by the coding sequence ATGAAGGACGAAGTCACACGCGAAGACCGCGTCGCCAATCTCAAAGGTATGGGTTGCTCGCGCAAGCGGGTCGAGGATGCCCGGTTCACCCAAGGCAAAGGCAACTACGTTGACGACATCAAGCTGGACGGCATGCTATTTGGGGACTTCGTCCGCTCGCCATACGCCCATGCGCGGATCAAAAGCATCGACACAGCGGCGGCGCTCGAAGTCCCCGGCGTTCTCGCCGTCCTGACAGCTGCCGATCTTGAACCCCTTGGTCTGCATTGGATGCCAACCCTTGCGGGCGATAAGCAAATGGTGCTCGCCGATGGCAAGGTGCTTTTCCAAGGACAGGAAGTCGCCTTTGTCGTTGCCGAGGACCGCTATGCAGCTGCGGACGGTATCGAACTGGTCGAGGTGGAGTATGAAGAACTTCCCGTCATCGTCGATCCGTTTGAATCGCTGAAATCGGATGTTGTCCTGCGCGAGGACCTTGTTGGTAAAAACGGCGCGTTGCCCGATGGCGCGCACGGGCCGCGCAAGCATCACAACCACATCTTTACATGGGAAGCAGGCAACAAGGCCCCCACCGAAGAAGTCATCGCCAACGCCGATGTCGTGGCAGAAGAGTCGATGTATTATCACCGCACGCACCCCTGCCCGCTGGAAACCTGCGGTTGCGTGGCTTCAATGGACAAGGTCAATGGCAAGCTGACCCTTTGGGGAACGTTTCAAGCGCCGCATGCAATCCGCACGGTCGTGTCACTGATTTCCGGAATTGAAGAACACAACATCCGAGTGATCTCTCCCGATATCGGTGGCGGGTTCGGCAACAAGGTGGGCGCATATCCGGGTTATGTTTGCTCGGTCGTCGCGTCGATTGTGACGGGCAAACCGGTCAAATGGATCGAAGACCGGATGGACAACCTGATGACGACCGCTTTCGCGCGGGACTATCACATGACCGGCAAGATTTCGGCCACAAAAGAAGGGAAGATAACCGGCCTGCAGTGCCACGTCACGGCTGATCACGGCGGTTTTGACGCTTGTGCCGACCCGACGAAGTTTCCCGCAGGATTCATGAACATCTGCACCGGGTCGTATGACATCCCGACTGCATACCTGGAGGTCGATGGCGTTTATACCAACAAAGCACCCGGAGGCGTCAGCTATCGCTGTTCGTTCCGCGTGACAGAGGCTGTGTATTTCATCGAACGTATGGTCGAGGTTCTTGCGATCAAGCTGAACATGGACGCGGCCGAACTGCGCCGGATCAACTTCATCAAGAAGGAACAGTTCCCCTACACCGCTGCGCTGGGCTGGGAGTATGACAGCGGCGACTATCACACCGCATGGGACAAGGCACTGAAAGCAGTCGACTACGAAGGATTACGTGCCGAACAGGCCCAGCGGGTCGAAGACTTCAAAGCTGGCAAGACCCGCAAGCTGATGGGGATTGGTCTGTCGTTCTTTACAGAGATCGTCGGTGCCGGTCCGGTCAAGAATTGCGATATTCTGGGCCTTGGCATGTTTGACAGCTGCGAGATCCGTATTCATCCGACTGGATCAGCGATTGCCCGTCTGGGCACAATTTCTCAGGGCCAAGGTCATGCGACCACATTCGCACAGATCCTCGCCTCTGAAATCGGACTGCCAGCGGATAGCATTACAATCGAAGAAGGTGACACCGACACTGCACCCTACGGGCTTGGGACCTACGGGTCTCGTTCCACACCTGTCGCTGGCGCGGCGACTGCGATGGCAGGCCGCAAGATCCGGGCCAAGGCACAGATGATTGCAGCCTACCTGCTAGAAGTGCACGACAACGACGTGGAATTTGACGTGGACCGGTTTGTCGTCAAGGGCGCACCCGAGAAATTCAAGACAATGAAGGAAATCGCTTTTGCCGCCTACAACCAAGCCATCCCCAGTCTAGAGCCGGGTCTGGAAGCAGTCAGCTACTATGACCCGCCCAACATGACATATCCGTTCGGTGCCTACGTCTGTGTCATGGATATCGATGTGGATACCGGTGTGCCGGAAATCCGCCGCTTCTATGCGCTGGACGATTGCGGGACGCGGATCAACCCGATGATCATCGAAGGACAGGTGCACGGTGGTCTGACCGAGGCGCTTGCCGTCGCACTGGGGCAAGAAATTGCCTATGATGACATGGGCAACGTGAAGACGGGGACGCTGATGGACTTTTTCCTGCCCACGGCTTGGGAGGTTCCGAATTACGAAACCGACTTCACCGTGACGCCAAGCCCGCACCATCCGATCGGTGCCAAGGGCGTGGGCGAAAGCCCGCATGTTGGTGGCGTGCCCTGCTTCTCAAATGCGGTGCAGGATGCATTCCGCCCGTTTGGCAACACGCACACCAACATGCCGCACGACCACTGGCGGATCTGGCGCACTGCGAACGAGTTGGGCTTGCACGACTAA
- a CDS encoding AAA family ATPase, whose protein sequence is MTWTDLQTALAVDGYVASDDLSVAMHLALTLGRPLLLEGAAGVGKTQLAASLATLRNTKLIRLQCYEGLDAAQAIYEWNYQRQLLTIRAAAEDGETGKAVEERIFSGDFLLERPLLAAITQDTQPVLLIDEIDRADEEFEAYLLEILSEFQITIPELGTVTATSKPIVILTSNGTRDLSDALRRRCLYSYVEYPDHHTELAILNARCPGINARLGAQIVGFVQKLREEELEKVPGIAETLDFAAALMGLGIADLTSDPAALQHTLSTLLKTQSDRAHITTEVAGRIAGRAA, encoded by the coding sequence ATGACCTGGACGGACCTTCAAACGGCACTTGCCGTAGACGGATATGTTGCCTCCGATGACCTCAGCGTCGCCATGCACCTTGCGCTGACACTCGGGCGGCCCTTGCTGCTCGAAGGTGCGGCAGGCGTTGGAAAGACACAACTCGCCGCCAGTCTCGCCACTTTGCGCAACACCAAGTTGATCCGCCTGCAATGCTACGAAGGATTGGATGCTGCGCAGGCCATCTATGAATGGAATTATCAGCGCCAGCTTTTGACAATCCGCGCCGCAGCCGAAGACGGAGAAACCGGGAAAGCCGTCGAAGAACGCATCTTTTCGGGGGATTTTTTGTTGGAACGCCCGCTGTTGGCAGCCATTACCCAAGACACCCAGCCGGTCTTGCTGATCGACGAGATTGATCGCGCCGATGAGGAATTCGAAGCGTACCTTTTGGAAATTCTTTCGGAATTCCAGATCACGATCCCCGAACTGGGAACTGTGACAGCGACCTCAAAACCGATCGTTATCCTGACATCCAACGGCACCCGCGACCTGTCTGACGCGCTGCGGCGCAGGTGTCTATATTCCTACGTCGAATATCCCGACCATCACACTGAACTTGCGATCCTGAACGCGCGCTGCCCCGGTATCAACGCGCGCTTGGGTGCGCAAATTGTGGGCTTCGTTCAGAAGCTACGCGAAGAAGAGCTGGAGAAGGTTCCGGGCATCGCCGAAACGCTCGACTTTGCTGCTGCCCTGATGGGGCTTGGCATAGCCGACCTCACGTCCGATCCAGCTGCGTTGCAACATACACTCAGCACGCTATTAAAAACTCAAAGCGACCGCGCGCATATCACGACAGAGGTCGCTGGCCGCATCGCGGGACGCGCCGCATGA